A window of Vescimonas fastidiosa contains these coding sequences:
- the mgtE gene encoding magnesium transporter has product MFDREEELDRYLDEIKDMLRRKQYAAVRDLLLPLEPPDIAMLLEEAGEEFMPLLYRLLPKELAAEVFVELESDSQEMLINGFSNTELKEVLDELYLDDAVDIVEEMPASVVIRILDKATPEMRKSINEMLQYPEDSAGSIMNVEYLSLKKDMTVADAFKRIRRIGGELETINILYVTDPTRHLQGVLSVRDLLLADEDDRIEEIMDPNVVSVTTLDDKEDVAQAMSKYDYLAMPVVDQENRLIGIVTVDDAMDVMEEETTEDFEKMAAMLPSDKPYLKTSIYSTWKARIPWLMVLMLSATFTGLILNHYESKLAACLVLNAYIPMLSGTGGNSGTQASVAVIRALSLDEVDFSDLLQVLWKELRVSFLCGVCLASANFVKMLLVDRMLLGNDAVTITVCTVVCLTILFVVIFAKCVGCALPLLAEKVGLDPAVMASPFISTIVDATSLLIYFALASAFIPALHTM; this is encoded by the coding sequence ATGTTCGACCGCGAAGAAGAATTGGACCGCTATTTGGATGAAATTAAGGACATGCTGCGACGAAAGCAATACGCCGCCGTCCGAGACCTGCTCCTCCCCTTGGAGCCGCCGGACATCGCCATGCTTTTGGAGGAAGCCGGTGAGGAGTTCATGCCCCTGCTGTACCGGCTGCTGCCCAAGGAGCTGGCGGCAGAGGTGTTCGTGGAGCTGGAGTCCGACAGCCAGGAAATGCTCATCAACGGCTTCTCCAACACGGAGCTGAAGGAAGTGCTGGACGAGCTGTACCTGGACGATGCCGTGGACATTGTGGAGGAGATGCCCGCCAGCGTTGTCATCCGTATTCTGGATAAGGCCACCCCGGAAATGCGCAAGTCCATCAACGAAATGCTGCAGTATCCCGAGGACTCCGCCGGCTCCATTATGAATGTGGAGTACCTGAGTCTGAAAAAGGATATGACCGTGGCGGACGCCTTCAAGCGCATTCGCCGTATCGGCGGCGAGCTGGAGACCATCAACATCCTGTATGTCACCGATCCCACCCGCCACCTGCAGGGCGTGCTGTCTGTCCGGGACCTGCTTCTGGCCGACGAGGATGACCGCATTGAGGAGATCATGGACCCCAATGTGGTCTCCGTCACCACCCTGGACGACAAGGAAGATGTGGCCCAGGCCATGAGCAAGTACGACTATCTTGCCATGCCTGTGGTGGACCAGGAAAACCGCCTCATCGGTATCGTTACCGTAGACGATGCCATGGATGTTATGGAAGAGGAGACCACAGAGGACTTCGAGAAGATGGCGGCTATGCTGCCCTCGGACAAGCCGTATCTGAAAACCTCCATTTACTCCACCTGGAAGGCCCGTATCCCCTGGCTGATGGTGCTGATGCTCTCGGCCACCTTCACCGGCCTCATTCTCAACCATTACGAGAGCAAGCTGGCGGCCTGCCTGGTGCTCAACGCCTATATCCCTATGCTCTCCGGCACCGGCGGTAACTCCGGCACCCAGGCCAGCGTGGCGGTGATCCGCGCCCTGAGCCTGGACGAGGTGGACTTCTCCGACCTGCTGCAGGTGCTGTGGAAGGAGCTGCGGGTGTCGTTTTTGTGCGGCGTATGTCTGGCGTCGGCCAATTTTGTGAAAATGCTGCTGGTGGACCGTATGCTTTTGGGTAATGACGCCGTGACCATCACCGTCTGCACAGTGGTGTGCCTGACGATTTTGTTCGTGGTTATCTTCGCCAAATGTGTGGGCTGCGCCCTGCCCCTGCTGGCGGAAAAGGTGGGCCTGGACCCGGCTGTGATGGCCTCTCCCTTCATCAGTACCATTGTAGACGCCACCAGCTTGCTGATCTATTTTGCCCTGGCGTCGGCGTTTATCCCCG
- a CDS encoding acyltransferase, producing the protein MLTIKDLFDLDHTIAKDYLAQFTYPWEALAGIKDFILSVGPTLEDYDEVSPQVWVHKTATVAPTAFLGGPCIIGPETEVRHCAFIRGSALVGAGCVVGNSVELKNVILFDGVQTPHYNYVGDSILGYKSHMGAGSITSNVKSDKLPVVVRCGDERIDTGRKKVGAMLGDFVEVGCNSVLNPGSVIGRHSIIYPTSCVRGVLAENSIHKNDGTVLSRK; encoded by the coding sequence ATGCTGACTATAAAAGACCTGTTCGACCTGGATCACACCATCGCCAAGGACTATCTCGCCCAATTCACCTACCCCTGGGAGGCCCTGGCGGGCATAAAGGACTTCATCCTCTCCGTGGGCCCCACTCTGGAGGACTACGACGAGGTTTCCCCCCAGGTCTGGGTGCATAAAACCGCCACCGTGGCCCCCACCGCCTTCCTGGGCGGCCCCTGCATCATCGGCCCGGAGACGGAGGTGCGCCACTGTGCCTTCATCCGGGGCAGCGCCCTGGTGGGGGCCGGCTGCGTGGTGGGCAACTCCGTGGAGCTGAAAAATGTCATCCTCTTCGACGGTGTACAGACCCCCCATTATAACTATGTAGGCGATTCCATCCTGGGCTATAAGTCTCACATGGGCGCCGGGTCCATCACCTCCAATGTAAAGAGCGACAAGCTGCCGGTGGTGGTCCGCTGCGGCGATGAGCGCATAGACACCGGCCGCAAAAAGGTGGGCGCCATGCTGGGCGACTTTGTGGAGGTGGGCTGCAACAGCGTCCTGAACCCCGGTTCCGTTATCGGCCGCCACAGCATCATCTATCCCACCTCCTGCGTCCGGGGCGTGCTGGCCGAAAACAGCATTCACAAAAACGACGGCACCGTTCTCTCCCGGAAATAA
- the htpG gene encoding molecular chaperone HtpG, which translates to MRKKQFKAESKRLLDLMVNSIYTHKEIFLREIISNASDAIDKLCYLSLTDDKVGLNRGDFAITISVDKDARTLTVSDNGIGMSADELENNLGVIASSGSYKFRREQSEDADTDIIGQFGVGFYSAFMVADHITVVTKKYGETQAWKWESSGAEGYTVTEAERDAVGTDIIMHIKEDGEEAGEFSRYLEDWTIKSLVKKYSDYIRFPIKMLLPHSVKKPDSPDDKPEYETVYEWETLNSMVPLWQRKKSEVTKEEYDEFYQQRFGEMAPPQSVISVSAEGAVTYKALLFLPSKVPNLYYTQDFKPGLQLYSAGVMIMDHCQELLPEYFSFVRGVVDSPDLSLNISRELLQHDRQLKIISSNLEKKIISELKKMLSDDRAGYEKFYENFGRALKVGVLNQFGEKRESLQELLLFYSSTEKKLVTLREYADRMPESQKYIYYAAGDTLEAIDSLPQTELLKERGTEILYCTDRADEFLADSLRTYDGKEFRSAVDGDLGLEDEPKPQESESDKECLAFIKETLGDRVDEVKASQKLKSHPVCMTSGDGLTFEMEKYFQAVQPELSMKAKRILEVNVAHPAFLKLESVRATDPELAKKYAEVLYNQALLIAGLPLADPSGYTDLVCSLWS; encoded by the coding sequence ATGCGCAAAAAGCAATTCAAGGCCGAGTCCAAGCGGCTGCTGGACCTGATGGTGAACTCCATCTACACCCATAAGGAGATCTTCCTGCGGGAGATCATTTCCAACGCCTCGGACGCCATTGATAAGCTCTGCTATCTGTCCCTGACAGACGATAAGGTGGGGCTGAACCGGGGTGACTTTGCCATTACCATTTCGGTGGACAAGGATGCCCGTACCCTCACCGTCAGCGACAACGGCATCGGCATGAGCGCGGACGAGCTGGAGAACAACCTGGGCGTCATCGCCTCCAGCGGCAGCTATAAGTTCCGCCGGGAGCAGAGCGAGGACGCGGATACCGACATCATCGGCCAGTTCGGCGTGGGCTTTTACTCGGCCTTCATGGTGGCCGACCACATCACCGTGGTGACGAAGAAATACGGCGAGACCCAGGCCTGGAAGTGGGAGTCCTCCGGCGCGGAGGGCTACACCGTTACCGAGGCGGAGCGGGACGCCGTAGGCACGGACATCATCATGCACATCAAAGAGGACGGCGAGGAGGCCGGGGAATTCAGCCGCTATTTGGAGGACTGGACCATTAAGAGCCTGGTGAAAAAATACTCCGACTACATCCGCTTCCCCATTAAAATGCTCCTGCCCCATTCGGTGAAAAAGCCCGACAGCCCCGACGATAAGCCTGAGTATGAGACGGTGTATGAGTGGGAGACCCTCAACAGCATGGTGCCCCTGTGGCAGCGGAAAAAGAGCGAGGTCACCAAGGAGGAGTACGACGAATTTTACCAGCAGCGCTTCGGCGAGATGGCCCCGCCCCAGAGCGTTATCTCCGTGTCCGCCGAGGGCGCGGTGACCTACAAGGCCCTGCTGTTCCTCCCCTCTAAGGTGCCGAATCTGTACTACACCCAGGACTTTAAGCCGGGCCTGCAGCTCTACTCCGCGGGGGTCATGATCATGGACCACTGTCAGGAGCTGCTGCCGGAGTATTTCAGCTTCGTCCGGGGCGTGGTAGACTCTCCGGACCTGAGCCTGAATATCTCCCGAGAGCTTTTGCAGCACGACAGACAGCTGAAGATCATCTCCTCCAACCTGGAAAAGAAGATCATTTCTGAGCTGAAGAAGATGCTCTCCGACGACCGGGCGGGCTACGAGAAGTTCTATGAGAACTTTGGCCGGGCCCTGAAGGTGGGCGTGCTGAACCAGTTCGGCGAAAAGCGGGAGAGCCTCCAGGAGCTGCTGCTGTTCTACTCCTCTACGGAGAAGAAGCTCGTAACCCTCCGGGAGTATGCAGACCGTATGCCCGAGAGCCAGAAGTATATTTATTATGCCGCCGGGGACACCCTGGAGGCAATCGACAGCCTGCCCCAGACGGAGCTTTTGAAGGAGCGGGGCACGGAGATCCTCTACTGCACCGACCGGGCGGACGAGTTCCTGGCGGACAGCCTGCGCACCTACGACGGCAAGGAGTTCCGCTCCGCCGTGGACGGCGACCTGGGCCTGGAGGACGAGCCCAAGCCCCAGGAGAGCGAGAGCGACAAGGAGTGCCTGGCGTTCATCAAGGAGACCCTGGGGGACCGGGTGGACGAGGTGAAGGCATCGCAGAAGCTCAAGAGCCACCCGGTGTGCATGACCAGCGGCGACGGCCTGACCTTTGAAATGGAGAAGTATTTCCAGGCGGTGCAGCCGGAGCTGTCCATGAAGGCCAAGCGCATTTTGGAGGTGAATGTGGCCCACCCGGCCTTTCTGAAGCTGGAGAGCGTCCGGGCTACCGATCCGGAGCTTGCCAAGAAGTACGCGGAGGTGCTGTATAACCAGGCGCTGCTCATTGCGGGCCTG